In one window of Gossypium arboreum isolate Shixiya-1 chromosome 4, ASM2569848v2, whole genome shotgun sequence DNA:
- the LOC108475163 gene encoding ABC transporter G family member 6-like, translating to MSRIVAENISSANSSNNSSQYFQPSLELIAGELSTATGPSPTLGQLLKHVGDARKEATGDETPVHEVLVNVTEPRPIPFFLSFNNLTYSVKVPRKMALPGFFRRRGRSASADAAVVGSPLAAGDSYFTRNKTLLNNISGETRDGEILAVLGASGSGKSTLIDALANRIAKGSLKGNVTLNGEALESRMLKVISAYVMQDDLLFPMLTVEETLMFAAEFRLPRTLSKSKKKMRVQALIDQLGLRNAAKTVIGDEGHRGVSGGERRRVSIGIDIIHDPIILFLDEPTSGLDSTSAFMVVKVLQRIAQSGSMVVMSIHQPSYRILGLLDRLIFLSRGQTVYSGSPTNLPLYFSEFGYPIPENENKTDFALDLIRELEGSPGGTKSLVEFNETWQSMKHTRDSEPDELGLSLKEAISASISRGKLVPGATNDINSSSMVPTFANPFWKEMVVLSKRSILNSRRMPELFGTRLAAVLVTGFILATVFWQLDNSPKGVQERLGFFAFAMSTTYYTCADALPVFLQERYIFMRETAYNAYRRLSYVISNALVALPGLIFLSFAFAMATFWAVGLDGGLSGFLFYFLMMFASFWSGSSFVTFLSGVVPHVMLGYTIVVAILAYFLLFSGFFINRDRIPVYWIWFHYLSLVKYPYEAVLQNEFENPTKCFVRGIQIFDNSPLGVVPPAMKVRLLQSLSNTLGMRITSSTCLTTGLDILKQEGITDLSKWNCLLITVAWGFLFRVLFYFSLLLGSKNKRS from the coding sequence ATGTCTCGTATTGTTGCCGAAAACATATCATCGGCTAATTCTAGCAATAACTCTTCTCAGTATTTCCAGCCCTCATTGGAGCTTATCGCCGGCGAACTCTCAACCGCCACAGGGCCTTCCCCAACACTTGGCCAACTACTTAAACACGTCGGTGATGCACGGAAAGAAGCCACCGGAGACGAAACTCCTGTTCATGAAGTCCTCGTCAACGTCACCGAGCCGCGCCCGATaccttttttcctttcttttaacAACCTTACTTATAGTGTAAAGGTTCCTCGCAAAATGGCGTTGCCTGGTTTCTTCAGACGGAGGGGCAGAAGCGCCTCCGCAGATGCTGCTGTCGTTGGCAGTCCACTTGCCGCCGGAGATAGTTATTTTACGAGGAACAAGACGTTGCTTAATAATATCTCCGGTGAAACTCGTGACGGTGAGATACTGGCTGTGCTCGGAGCGAGTGGTTCGGGTAAATCGACGCTAATTGATGCTTTAGCCAACAGAATAGCTAAAGGGAGTTTGAAAGGAAACGTCACTTTAAATGGCGAAGCTTTGGAATCTCGAATGTTGAAAGTGATTTCAGCTTACGTTATGCAAGATGATTTGCTTTTCCCAATGCTTACTGTCGAAGAAACCTTAATGTTCGCAGCTGAGTTTCGCCTTCCTCGGACTTTGTCGAAATCTAAGAAGAAAATGAGAGTTCAAGCCTTGATCGACCAATTAGGCTTAAGAAATGCAGCCAAAACTGTTATCGGCGATGAAGGTCATCGTGGTGTTTCCGGTGGAGAGCGGCGTCGTGTATCGATCGGAATCGATATAATTCATGACCCCATTATTCTTTTCTTGGATGAGCCTACATCAGGGCTGGATTCAACCAGTGCTTTCATGGTGGTGAAGGTTTTACAGAGGATAGCTCAGAGTGGAAGCATGGTTGTAATGTCAATTCATCAGCCAAGTTATCGTATTCTTGGATTGCTTGACCGATTGATATTTTTGTCTCGTGGACAAACTGTTTACAGTGGTTCACCGACGAATTTGCCACTGTATTTCTCGGAGTTCGGGTATCCGATACCCGAGAACGAGAACAAAACGGATTTTGCCCTGGACTTAATCCGAGAACTCGAAGGGTCCCCTGGAGGAACAAAAAGTTTGGTCGAATTCAACGAGACATGGCAAAGCATGAAGCATACCAGAGACTCCGAGCCGGATGAACTAGGCTTGTCATTAAAAGAAGCAATTAGCGCCAGTATATCTCGAGGCAAACTTGTTCCAGGTGCTACAAATGATATCAATTCATCTTCCATGGTTCCAACATTTGCAAATCCATTTTGGAAAGAAATGGTGGTATTGTCGAAGCGATCGATCCTAAATTCAAGACGGATGCCGGAGTTGTTTGGAACTCGTTTGGCAGCAGTTTTAGTGACAGGGTTCATTTTAGCGACAGTATTTTGGCAACTTGATAATTCACCAAAAGGGGTGCAGGAAAGACTAGGGTTTTTCGCATTCGCAATGTCGACAACATATTACACTTGTGCCGATGCTCTTCCAGTTTTTctccaagaaaggtacattttcATGAGAGAAACCGCTTACAACGCTTACAGAAGATTATCATACGTTATATCAAATGCATTAGTGGCGTTACCAGGCTTGATTTTCCTTTCGTTTGCTTTCGCAATGGCAACATTCTGGGCAGTAGGGCTAGATGGTGGATTATCGGGATTCTTATTCTATTTCTTAATGATGTTTGCTTCATTTTGGTCTGGAAGTTCATTCGTGACATTCCTTTCGGGTGTCGTCCCGCATGTGATGTTAGGCTACACGATCGTGGTCGCTATTTTAGCGTATTTCTTACTCTTCAGCGGCTTCTTCATCAACCGCGACCGAATCCCAGTTTACTGGATATGGTTCCATTACTTGTCCCTTGTGAAATACCCATATGAAGCAGTTTTACAAAACGAATTTGAAAACCCAACCAAGTGTTTTGTGAGAGGGATTCAAATATTTGACAATTCACCACTTGGAGTAGTCCCTCCCGCCATGAAAGTGAGATTACTGCAGTCATTAAGCAATACTTTGGGGATGAGAATTACAAGCTCAACTTGTTTGACAACAGGTTTGGATATTCTGAAGCAAGAAGGGATTACAGATTTAAGCAAATGGAATTGCTTGCTGATTACAGTGGCATGGGGTTTCTTGTTTCGGGTTTTGTTTTACTTCTCTTTGCTCTTGGGAAGCAAAAACAAGAGATCTTGA